Proteins from a genomic interval of Salvelinus alpinus chromosome 7, SLU_Salpinus.1, whole genome shotgun sequence:
- the LOC139581359 gene encoding DAP3-binding cell death enhancer 1-like isoform X2, whose translation MWRVQGFVGRVLSRCHGTAPLRLSQNHHVEDEVINTSTLLSTGCHSPDSSSQKGDDGDKRRKRTSQFCYAGLPRYTALDAVGWGAAAVLLMQICRRIHSQFSGSDPNQNPNTGCLTIQGTLQKCGYRVLLEKISRRDVLPRGRSVHCLPQRPSQQVPSQQVPSQQVPSQQVPSQQAPSQQAQRQEHSSPRSSYSSPDQFHEDHLTADSHLSDHKRATLSHDSSGTESSQPEDNHRTRDREQPGQQNDQDALAGAAQNLQQVADSSVPVVLNIIGLNSAQTGDYEAAFSCFLASARQGYNKAQFNTGVCYEKGRGVCKDEEKALEFYSQAATGGHSQAQYRCAKLLLNSRGQQSTQQDLDTAISLLQQAASAGLREAQVYLGSLFSQEPVRDGVKSVHYLKMAAESGDSEALLFLGQCYESGFGVSQCFRTAVGFYQRAAQAGNSQAKTLLAPPFGLEDAVLRSIRSSPCFSVADRLRGTLSTLTSPVPPSSRSTLPHSWSTGSMGPPPILSSLRPLTPSSEGNAVRWTIGAG comes from the exons ATGTGGAGAGTACAAGGGTTTGTTGGAAGAG TTTTGAGCCGGTGCCATGGCACCGCCCCCCTGCGCCTGTCTCAGAATCACCACGTGGAAGATGAGGTCATCAACACCTCCACCCTGCTCTCCACCGGCTGTCACTCTCCCGACAGCAG CTCTCAGAAAGGGGACGATGGAgacaagaggaggaagaggacctCTCAGTTCTGCTACGCTGGGCTCCCCCGCTACACTGCCTTGGATGCAGTTGGCTGG GGGGCAGCTGCGGTGCTGTTGATGCAGATCTGTAGGAGGATCCACTCTCAGTTCTCTGGGAGTGACCCCAACCAGAACCCCAACACAGGATGCCTGACCATCCAGGGAACCCTGCAGAAGTGTGGCTACCGCGTCCTACTGGAGAAAA TATCTCGCCGTGACGTACTGCCCAGAGGGAGGAGTGTGCACTGTCTGCCCCAGAGACCGAGCCAGCAGGTCCCGAGCCAGCAGGTCCCGAGCCAGCAGGTCCCGAGCCAGCAGGTCCCGAGCCAGCAGGCCCCGAGCCAGCAGGCCCAGAGACAGGAGCACAGCAGTCCCAGGAGCAGCTACAGCAGCCCTGACCAGTTTCATGAAGACCATCTGACTGCTGACagtcacctctctgaccacaaGAGGGCAACTCTGAGTCACGACTCCTCTGGAACGG AGTCCTCCCAGCCTGAAGACAACCACAGAACCAGAGACAGGGAACAGCCTGGGCAGCAAAATGACCAG GACGCCCTGGCGGGGGCGGCACAGAACCTCCAGCAGGTGGCCGACTCCAGTGTTCCTGTAGTCCTCAACATCATCGGTCTGAACAGTGCTCAGACTGGGGACTATGAGGCAGCCTTCTCCTGTTTCCTGGCCTCTGCCAGACAGGGCTACAACAAGGCCCAGTTCAACACTGGAGTCTGTTATGAGAAAGGCAGGGGCGTATGCAAAGACGAGGAGAAG GCTCTTGAGTTCTACAGCCAGGCAGCGACAGGGGGTCACAGTCAGGCTCAGTACCGCTGTGCCAAACTCCTCCTGAACAGCAGAGGGCAGCAGAGCACACAACAGGACCTGGACACAGCCATCAGCCTGCTGCAACAGGCTGCCTCAGCTGGgctgagagag GCTCAAGTGTACCTGGGGTCTCTGTTCTCGCAGGAGCCAGTAAGAGACGGCGTTAAGTCAGTGCACTACCTGAAGATGGCAGCAGAGAGCGGA gaCAGTGAGGCCCTGCTGTTCCTGGGTCAGTGTTATGAGAGTGGGTTCGGGGTGTCCCAGTGCTTCAGAACAGCAGTTGGGTTCTATCAGAGGGCAGCCCAGGCAGGAAACAGCCAGGCCAAGACCTTACTGGCGCCACCCTTTGGACTGGAGG ATGCCGTCCTGCGCTCTATCCGTTCTTCCCCATGTTTCTCCGTTGCTGACCGCCTGCGTGGAACTCTCTCCACCCTCAcctcccctgtccctccctccagtcGCTCCACCCTCCCCCACTCCTGGAGCACAGGGAGTATGGGCCCCCCACCCATCCTGTCCTCCCTCCGCCCTCTCACCCCCAGCTCTGAGGGGAACGCCGTGAGGTGGACTATAGGAGCAGGATAG
- the LOC139581359 gene encoding DAP3-binding cell death enhancer 1-like isoform X1, whose translation MWRVQGFVGRVLSRCHGTAPLRLSQNHHVEDEVINTSTLLSTGCHSPDSSSQKGDDGDKRRKRTSQFCYAGLPRYTALDAVGWGAAAVLLMQICRRIHSQFSGSDPNQNPNTGCLTIQGTLQKCGYRVLLEKISRRDVLPRGRSVHCLPQRPSQQVPSQQVPSQQVPSQQVPSQQAPSQQAQRQEHSSPRSSYSSPDQFHEDHLTADSHLSDHKRATLSHDSSGTEESSFSESSQPEDNHRTRDREQPGQQNDQDALAGAAQNLQQVADSSVPVVLNIIGLNSAQTGDYEAAFSCFLASARQGYNKAQFNTGVCYEKGRGVCKDEEKALEFYSQAATGGHSQAQYRCAKLLLNSRGQQSTQQDLDTAISLLQQAASAGLREAQVYLGSLFSQEPVRDGVKSVHYLKMAAESGDSEALLFLGQCYESGFGVSQCFRTAVGFYQRAAQAGNSQAKTLLAPPFGLEDAVLRSIRSSPCFSVADRLRGTLSTLTSPVPPSSRSTLPHSWSTGSMGPPPILSSLRPLTPSSEGNAVRWTIGAG comes from the exons ATGTGGAGAGTACAAGGGTTTGTTGGAAGAG TTTTGAGCCGGTGCCATGGCACCGCCCCCCTGCGCCTGTCTCAGAATCACCACGTGGAAGATGAGGTCATCAACACCTCCACCCTGCTCTCCACCGGCTGTCACTCTCCCGACAGCAG CTCTCAGAAAGGGGACGATGGAgacaagaggaggaagaggacctCTCAGTTCTGCTACGCTGGGCTCCCCCGCTACACTGCCTTGGATGCAGTTGGCTGG GGGGCAGCTGCGGTGCTGTTGATGCAGATCTGTAGGAGGATCCACTCTCAGTTCTCTGGGAGTGACCCCAACCAGAACCCCAACACAGGATGCCTGACCATCCAGGGAACCCTGCAGAAGTGTGGCTACCGCGTCCTACTGGAGAAAA TATCTCGCCGTGACGTACTGCCCAGAGGGAGGAGTGTGCACTGTCTGCCCCAGAGACCGAGCCAGCAGGTCCCGAGCCAGCAGGTCCCGAGCCAGCAGGTCCCGAGCCAGCAGGTCCCGAGCCAGCAGGCCCCGAGCCAGCAGGCCCAGAGACAGGAGCACAGCAGTCCCAGGAGCAGCTACAGCAGCCCTGACCAGTTTCATGAAGACCATCTGACTGCTGACagtcacctctctgaccacaaGAGGGCAACTCTGAGTCACGACTCCTCTGGAACGG AGGAGTCATCCTTTTCAGAGTCCTCCCAGCCTGAAGACAACCACAGAACCAGAGACAGGGAACAGCCTGGGCAGCAAAATGACCAG GACGCCCTGGCGGGGGCGGCACAGAACCTCCAGCAGGTGGCCGACTCCAGTGTTCCTGTAGTCCTCAACATCATCGGTCTGAACAGTGCTCAGACTGGGGACTATGAGGCAGCCTTCTCCTGTTTCCTGGCCTCTGCCAGACAGGGCTACAACAAGGCCCAGTTCAACACTGGAGTCTGTTATGAGAAAGGCAGGGGCGTATGCAAAGACGAGGAGAAG GCTCTTGAGTTCTACAGCCAGGCAGCGACAGGGGGTCACAGTCAGGCTCAGTACCGCTGTGCCAAACTCCTCCTGAACAGCAGAGGGCAGCAGAGCACACAACAGGACCTGGACACAGCCATCAGCCTGCTGCAACAGGCTGCCTCAGCTGGgctgagagag GCTCAAGTGTACCTGGGGTCTCTGTTCTCGCAGGAGCCAGTAAGAGACGGCGTTAAGTCAGTGCACTACCTGAAGATGGCAGCAGAGAGCGGA gaCAGTGAGGCCCTGCTGTTCCTGGGTCAGTGTTATGAGAGTGGGTTCGGGGTGTCCCAGTGCTTCAGAACAGCAGTTGGGTTCTATCAGAGGGCAGCCCAGGCAGGAAACAGCCAGGCCAAGACCTTACTGGCGCCACCCTTTGGACTGGAGG ATGCCGTCCTGCGCTCTATCCGTTCTTCCCCATGTTTCTCCGTTGCTGACCGCCTGCGTGGAACTCTCTCCACCCTCAcctcccctgtccctccctccagtcGCTCCACCCTCCCCCACTCCTGGAGCACAGGGAGTATGGGCCCCCCACCCATCCTGTCCTCCCTCCGCCCTCTCACCCCCAGCTCTGAGGGGAACGCCGTGAGGTGGACTATAGGAGCAGGATAG
- the LOC139581359 gene encoding DAP3-binding cell death enhancer 1-like isoform X3, translating into MWRVQGFVGRVLSRCHGTAPLRLSQNHHVEDEVINTSTLLSTGCHSPDSSSQKGDDGDKRRKRTSQFCYAGLPRYTALDAVGWGAAAVLLMQICRRIHSQFSGSDPNQNPNTGCLTIQGTLQKCGYRVLLEKISRRDVLPRGRSVHCLPQRPSQQVPSQQVPSQQAPSQQAQRQEHSSPRSSYSSPDQFHEDHLTADSHLSDHKRATLSHDSSGTEESSFSESSQPEDNHRTRDREQPGQQNDQDALAGAAQNLQQVADSSVPVVLNIIGLNSAQTGDYEAAFSCFLASARQGYNKAQFNTGVCYEKGRGVCKDEEKALEFYSQAATGGHSQAQYRCAKLLLNSRGQQSTQQDLDTAISLLQQAASAGLREAQVYLGSLFSQEPVRDGVKSVHYLKMAAESGDSEALLFLGQCYESGFGVSQCFRTAVGFYQRAAQAGNSQAKTLLAPPFGLEDAVLRSIRSSPCFSVADRLRGTLSTLTSPVPPSSRSTLPHSWSTGSMGPPPILSSLRPLTPSSEGNAVRWTIGAG; encoded by the exons ATGTGGAGAGTACAAGGGTTTGTTGGAAGAG TTTTGAGCCGGTGCCATGGCACCGCCCCCCTGCGCCTGTCTCAGAATCACCACGTGGAAGATGAGGTCATCAACACCTCCACCCTGCTCTCCACCGGCTGTCACTCTCCCGACAGCAG CTCTCAGAAAGGGGACGATGGAgacaagaggaggaagaggacctCTCAGTTCTGCTACGCTGGGCTCCCCCGCTACACTGCCTTGGATGCAGTTGGCTGG GGGGCAGCTGCGGTGCTGTTGATGCAGATCTGTAGGAGGATCCACTCTCAGTTCTCTGGGAGTGACCCCAACCAGAACCCCAACACAGGATGCCTGACCATCCAGGGAACCCTGCAGAAGTGTGGCTACCGCGTCCTACTGGAGAAAA TATCTCGCCGTGACGTACTGCCCAGAGGGAGGAGTGTGCACTGTCTGCCCCAGAGACCGAGCCAGCAGGTCCCGAGCCAGCAGGTCCCGAGCCAGCAG GCCCCGAGCCAGCAGGCCCAGAGACAGGAGCACAGCAGTCCCAGGAGCAGCTACAGCAGCCCTGACCAGTTTCATGAAGACCATCTGACTGCTGACagtcacctctctgaccacaaGAGGGCAACTCTGAGTCACGACTCCTCTGGAACGG AGGAGTCATCCTTTTCAGAGTCCTCCCAGCCTGAAGACAACCACAGAACCAGAGACAGGGAACAGCCTGGGCAGCAAAATGACCAG GACGCCCTGGCGGGGGCGGCACAGAACCTCCAGCAGGTGGCCGACTCCAGTGTTCCTGTAGTCCTCAACATCATCGGTCTGAACAGTGCTCAGACTGGGGACTATGAGGCAGCCTTCTCCTGTTTCCTGGCCTCTGCCAGACAGGGCTACAACAAGGCCCAGTTCAACACTGGAGTCTGTTATGAGAAAGGCAGGGGCGTATGCAAAGACGAGGAGAAG GCTCTTGAGTTCTACAGCCAGGCAGCGACAGGGGGTCACAGTCAGGCTCAGTACCGCTGTGCCAAACTCCTCCTGAACAGCAGAGGGCAGCAGAGCACACAACAGGACCTGGACACAGCCATCAGCCTGCTGCAACAGGCTGCCTCAGCTGGgctgagagag GCTCAAGTGTACCTGGGGTCTCTGTTCTCGCAGGAGCCAGTAAGAGACGGCGTTAAGTCAGTGCACTACCTGAAGATGGCAGCAGAGAGCGGA gaCAGTGAGGCCCTGCTGTTCCTGGGTCAGTGTTATGAGAGTGGGTTCGGGGTGTCCCAGTGCTTCAGAACAGCAGTTGGGTTCTATCAGAGGGCAGCCCAGGCAGGAAACAGCCAGGCCAAGACCTTACTGGCGCCACCCTTTGGACTGGAGG ATGCCGTCCTGCGCTCTATCCGTTCTTCCCCATGTTTCTCCGTTGCTGACCGCCTGCGTGGAACTCTCTCCACCCTCAcctcccctgtccctccctccagtcGCTCCACCCTCCCCCACTCCTGGAGCACAGGGAGTATGGGCCCCCCACCCATCCTGTCCTCCCTCCGCCCTCTCACCCCCAGCTCTGAGGGGAACGCCGTGAGGTGGACTATAGGAGCAGGATAG